The stretch of DNA AGTGGAGGGGAAAAGGATCGGCACCGTCCGAGATGGGGAGGTGGACAGAGAGCCTCCCGACCAGCAGCGCCGCCACGCCACCGCGTCGGAGTGGGACGGGTAGGCGGGACTAGCTGCACCGGCCCGTTGCCCCCGTCGCCCGTCATGGTCTCCTCCTCGGTTCGCCACTCGCAGAGTGCATGGGTGTGGGCATGCGTTTTGACTTTCAGTTTGAGATTTTTCCGCCCCTGGCTGAGATGGCCGAATTTCGGCCATTTACAAAAACTTCGGCCAAAATTTGACCCAAGTTTACCAAATTTGATCAATTTCGGCCAAAGATAGATTTCGCCTCGATGGAGCAGGCAGTAGCTTTGGATTTGCTTGATCTAGTTGGAGCGGTGGCTAATGAATGGATGCAGTGCCACCGTGAAAAATGGATAAGGCTGCAGCTGCTTCAGCGGTTCGTGGGGCCTGCCAACCCACGCGTCCCACAACGCGAGAGACCGTGTCGCGCATTGCTACCGTACGATGACACTGGATTCAATGGACCACGCGCTACCGGCGCAACACTCAGCCGGCGCGCCGGACTCAAACGTTTCCCTTGGCCTTAAGTCTCGCATTTTTGTTCCATGACTCCAACTAATTTACACTGCACACCTCCTAGTACTTGGCAATTCAATCAACCCAAATCCACCCTCTGCCCGACCCTCTCGTCCAAAACCCAGCGTCCACGGCGAtttctcctctcctctctcctcTGCTCTCGCCGATGCACCGCATGGCTCACTTCCCGCTGTTGCCGGCTCTAGCGCTGGCGGTCACCTGCGCGTTGGTTCCGTTCACCGTCGCTGACCCGCAGGCTACGCAGCTCAACCTTGGGTGCAGCCAGTACAACGCCACGCCCACGGCCGCCTTCCTCGCGGCCCTAAACTCCACCTTCGCTGAGCTCCGCGCCAACCTCTCCGCCGGCAGCGGCTTCGCCACCGCAGCGGAGCCTCGCGCCGCCGCGCCGGCGTTCGCGTTGGCGCAGTGCCGCCCATACGTCACCGGGAGGGACTGCGTCGCCTGCTTCGACGCCGCCGCGGCGCGCATCCACGCCGCCTGCGGGGCTGCTAACGGCGGGCGCGCCATCCTCGACGGCTGCATCATACGGTACGAGAGCGTGGCGTTCTTCGACCAGTCCACCCTCCCTGGCAACACGCAGCGCTGCAACGGCTCCGCCGTGCCCGGCACCGCTTTCGACGGCGCGGTGCAGGCGCTGATCAACGACCTCGCGGCAGCCGTGCCTCGCTTCCCGCGGCTAGCTGCGGCGGCCGCGGGCACCGGCGTGTACGCGATGGCGCAGTGTGTGGAGACGGTCGGGCAGGACGGCTGCGCGCAGTGCCTCCAGGTAGCTGCGAGCAACATTGACCGGTGCCCGCCCAATTCCGACGGCCGGGCAGTGGACGCCGGGTGCTTCATGAGGTACTCTGATAAGCCCTTCTTCCCGGCTAATGCGACGGCAGACCTGACGCCCTACTTGCGCTCTGGTGAGTTCCTCTTGTGCGTACGACATCTTTGCTGTGATTTTTGTCCTACGACATCGGACAAGGATGGTACCACCACCTCAAGTAGTGCCGTATTTCAGGATTGCTTTTTCTCAAACGATCCCCAAACCATGGAATCTGCATAGAAGATCATCAAACATGAAGAATTGTCCTGCAACTACATCAATGATTGATGTGAGTACTGGTCAAGGGGGCTACAGTTGGGGAGATAATAATTCCGTGAACTAGATGATACATCTCACGTTGCTGCAGGAACCGAGTGCAATATATTTCAATTAGAATTGATCATGTGGAATATAATATTTAGATTATTGACACGTGAACCAAAATTGTAAAATATTTATTAAATGCAATTAGAATAATAGAATGAAAAATAGTTTTTCATGCATGGTTGCATGTGGTGGTAGGTCTTTTCCCATTCATGTTTGCAAGTTAAGGTGGATCTTATCCATTCATAATTGTACGGTCATGTGGCATGTTTGCATTTTGCGATAGATAAGATACCGGCATGAACTTTTTAGGTATATATAGGATGGGGTTCTCCATGTTTCCCATGTGGCATCTACGTGGCCAATTGTCAAAGTCAGGCCAATTCAACAAAGGACCAAGCGAGTAGTCATAGTCAACAAGTCAAATGAAAAGGAGGAATACAAAGACAAATTCAAAAGGAAGGCCCTAGTCAACCATGGGCTAGTGGACCATATTTACCTCTCTTACTTGTCTTGCATCATCTAATGGCCAATTCAACTTTAGTACTCTGGATCGTATTTTTTAACATTTGGAAACCGGTGTTTGGGGTGAGTTTGAACTTTAGCGTTCTCTATTTTGTCACAATGCTAAGACATGTTTAATTGCTCGAGGGAACATGTTTGGTTGAACTTTGATGTCAATTGGATTGTTATATTATGTTCTACAAAAACCACATAGTCAATGAATTTTTTATGTTTCTGACTCAAATTTCATCTCCGAATCAGAGCTCACAATTCATTCTTTCTACAGGAAAATCAAGAGGGAAGGGGGCCATTGTAGGAGCAATTTTGGGAGGTCTGGCCTTCCTGTTTCTTCTAGGGTTATTAGCTTTGTTTTGGACCTGGCGGTCTATGAAGCTAAAGAAGCCTCGAAGAGGTAAATGTCACGAAGTACATCACTTTCGAGAAGTTAATGCTCTTCGGTTCATGTCAACTTATTCAATGCGATCTTACAAACATGGTCCAAGTTGATGTCAGTAACTAGGCAAAACAAATCTTCTTAATTAATGAAACTTGTAAATTTTTTGCCTCGAGTTCAGAAAAAGTTGCTTCCATTTAGTCAACTTGAGGGTCATGATGTGATTCCGTAAGTTCCATTTAATGAGATTCCTCAAGAGAACATCCGCAATGCCATGTCACTAGTTTCGTGTATTCCCATGATGATAATGGCATACAGTTCTATCATTTCACAACTCAACATAGGCTCCTAATTCATCCATTGGATAGGACACCCAAATTATGTAATAAGAGAGCGAGATGTTGACTTGTTTTCACATAACTAACTACATTATCACATTGTGGATTTTAACTTTATTACTAATGATCATCAATCATTTATTGATGCCAACTTGAATGACACAATATCCATTGTTACTGGGTCACTTATAATTTTTTTCACAATAGTCAGATTGCCTTTGGTCATTAAGTTAAGTATGCAAACAATCCCTATTGGCAACTCATAATTTTATAGAAGGTCTCTGAAAACAAAGTGAATTTCGGAAGTTGCCATTATATATTTTGGCACCGAATTTAGCAGAGCCAAAGTAGATATGTTTTCATGAGTCATGGATGTCATACAATTTCCACCTTGAAGAAACATAATGTCAAGAGAAGCGAAATGGCTCCACCAAGCATGCACTCCCATAgaacaattttttttgaaaaaatatgtTTTCAAATGTAAAAGAAACATGTAAATGCTTGAAACTTCCATGAAAAGTAACCATTTTGCCACACTGGGTGTTCGAATTTAGACATATAAAAAGGGAATTGATATCGtacatgtgtgtgtgtgggtgtttGTGGTCTGTGTGTGTGAGCATGAGCGATTGAATTTAGGTTTCACACACTTAAGCACTAGATTTTTTCTCAAATTTTTGACATATTTTCATCATGTTATAAAATGAGCACTTATCGGAATCATGCAAAAGAAAATAATTAATTCATGCTAGAAATCTTTGATCATATTTCTGAAAGTTACAAGCATAGAAAACAAATAGAGTACATATGTCggaatttttcaaaatttgaaaatCAGTTATTTTCATCCAGGGGCATGCATGCGCCTCTGGCCACACCTTCGAATTATCCCATAATTTGTAGTTATGTTGTGGAGCCTTGATTCTTATCacatttatttttttattctcCTTTTCTCTGAATATTTTGAGTGATGCTCCTTTTGTACTCACCGTGTATTTATTTTTTGGTTATTTATGTAGTGCTATGTAAATGATATCGAGTGTTGATAGTTAGCGAAAGGTTGTGCCTGTTTTTACAAGGGCATACTATACTAAATGTATTAGCATTTGGCATAGAACCATTTGCATTTGTTTTGTATTTGCAAGTGTAACCAGTTCCATTTTTAGCTTCCCTATTTTGCATATTAAATTGTTTTAGAAATTTAGctggaaaataaaataaattaatTTCTATTTGAATGTGTGTTTCCTCACCTGACTGTATCTTATTTAGGTGATATACTTGGAGCAACGGAACTGCAAGGTCCAACAAATTTTAACTATCACGATCTTAAGGCTGCAACCAATAATTTTAGTGAGAAAAGTAAAATTGGAGAAGGAGGTTTTGGAGATGTCTTTAAGGTATGGTGGTCTTCAAATATTTAATGCACTATGAAGATTTGCAGACAAAAGGACAGAAAAATATAATAAGAACATCATGATACCAAGTTGCTTTTTCGTTGTACTTTACTAGATTATTGCAGAagtgatttatttatttattttgtccATTTATAACAGGGCTTACTGAAAAATGGGAAAATTGTTGCAGTAAAAAGGTTGTCAGTGATGCAAACTAGCAGGGCCAAAGAAGATTTTGAAAGCGAGGTAAAGCTTATTAGCAATGTTCAGCATCGAAATCTTGTCCGGCTTCTTGGTTGTTCTCGCAAGGGTTCTGAATGCCTCCTTGTTTATGAATATATGGCGAATAGTAGCCTTGACAAGTTTCTCTACGGTATGCTCTATGGATCCTTGCTCCTTCATCTACTTTACTTGTTTGGCCACTCATGGGCCACATGGGCGGACCTCAGCGCACCCTAATATTTCCGAAACACTCTTTATATCATGTCAAAAAAAGTTAGGAAAAACCCAACATGAGCCAAAATTCATATGACAATCAGTTATTGGTCCACCCCTGTGCCAAAATTGTGGCTCCGCCGGGGTGGACATGTGAGAAAATATCTTATATGGACTGCTCTTATTATTCCCATTTGATTGCTCTTGAAGGTCTCATTAATTTAAAATGAAACATACACTCACACCTCTATTGTGCGACGAATATTAGTCCCATGGTAGTTTTGTTTATGCAAAGGCAATTACATCCTTAATCTTCCAAACTGAGCTGATTAGCTTATGACAGTGCTGACCGACATCTCTAAGTGATAATCTCACATTCACACATTCTTGCATAATAGGTGAGAGACGTGGAACACTTAACTGGAAGCAGCGATTCAATATCATCGTTGGCATGGCTCGTGGCCTTGCATATCTTCATCAAGAGTTTCATGTGTGTATCATACACCGTGACATTAAATCTAGCAatgttcttcttgatgatgaCTTCCAACCTAAGATTGCTGATTTTGGTTTGGCAAGGCTCCTACCTGATGATCATAGTCATCTCAGCACTAGATTTGCAGGAACATTGTAAGTTTGAACATGTAAATAATACATTGGTCACACTGTTTCTTTTCTAATTATATTTTACTATTGAACAGGGGTTACACTGCTCCTGAGTATGCAATCCACGGCCAGCTATCGGAGAAGGTTGACACATACAGCTTTGGTATAGTCATTTTGGAAATAATAAGTGGTCGGAAAATCAATGATACAAGGATTGAGGCTGAAACACAATACCTACTTGAATCGGTATCCATCTTCCTTCTGAAAATCCTCTCTTGGTTCCATATATTGTCCCATATGGCTCCAATGCTTTACATAACCACTTCACAGGTCTTTGATTCATCCTTATGAGTATATTTCTTTATACTTGCACTTCCTAATTTGGTGATGTGAATGCCTTGGATGGTTTTCACTATATGATTGGAGATTTAACAAGTAGTTGACAAAAATCTTTGCTAAGTAAGCATCTACCAGTGTTTATGTTGCTCTAGTTAAAGTTATTTTCAAGAGTTAGTTTTTAAGGACATTCTTTTAATAGTATTTTTTTGCTAAATGACGCTTTATTGACTCATAATATCGCACCAAGTGTTACAAGCACAGCAAGCTTATATCCGGCCTCTACATAACTATGATGCCCAAACACACGCGCGCACACGCACACAGTTATATGATGGCAAACATGAAAAGTCTATTAAGACCAAAGGGGCTGCCTAAGGAGAGGTTTGCATGGGGCCACTCCGGAGACTGTGCTTCCATCCATGTTGAGTAATAAGAAAAATCCTTCGTTAGTCACTCCAGTCACTACACACCATCAAATATGGAGGTTGGTGCTCATCTCGTTGATGTGTAACATAGAAAGCCAATGAATACACCGGTAGATGACCAGCAAAGGAGAGGAGTCTTACCATTAAACGCATTACAATTCTACATAGTCGGACTATCATTCCCACCTTTATGCATCGCATAGTGGGAGTAACGTAGATGACACCTAAGCAAAAAATATGATGTGGCAACTAATTAATGAGGAGAGAGACAAATAgagtaacatagctagttactcatattatgagtaacatcacacataccaagacaagatgagtttacaacctaataaatgaagtgttgcatgacaccacacatatgttactctccactatagaggtagtaacatagactagtaacatatgcatgttattactgaaagttactccccactatggcTAGTCTAAGCATGTGATCTATGCCATCTAATGTTGGTAACACTATATGTGGAGGATAGATGTTAGAGATAGTTTGGAGGACTAATGATGTAGCGCACACGAACTTGCATTGGAAGAAGAGGTATTTTATGGCTTAACTTCATGACTGCAACAACACAACTTACTACCAGGCCAGTTCCGGTGAATGTGGTTGTCCTGTATCAGGATCACACCCTAATGCAGGCACCAGAAAAATATTTTAATTTTAGTGGTACCTTCAACTTCTGGATCCTTTTGTTGTTTACAACTGGCGAGTTTGAGTGAACGAATACGTGGTATATTGAGTCAACCAGGAATCTACCATTCTGATGGAGATTCCAACGTTAAACCCCATGGCCTTGCAATAAATGGACCAACCCCAACACCGCACACCATGTTGCGAGGCACTAACCGACTAGATCTTGTTTAAAAGACACATTAGCCACATACATACTCAATACTTTTGCGAGTGTATTATTTTTTGGCGAAAGGTGGCGTTGTCCAACCACTTGTTCTAGAAAAATGAAATTTTGGTCTGTCTCTAATAATAGCAAAAGATATGAAGCAAAAGAAGTGCTCTTTCACAGTCATCAGACCATCCCAAAAAAATGTGAGTCCCCAGATTTCTAATTAGTCAGAGACAGGGCCATCGAGCCAATATACTTATTGCACACCAGTCTTTCCCAAGCACCTTTCCTTAGTAAGAAGCTTAAATAGGCATGACTTTAATAATTAATGAAGATGTGATCATTTGGTATCTAGTGTATTGAGGTCTCTTTCTGTGTGCACACTTCATGCTATCTTAAGACATGCATTTGATTACACCCATTGACTATACAGGCATGGAAGCTATATGAAAATGAGGACGTGATTAAGTTGGTGGATGGATCGTTAGATCACGAAGAATATATGCCAGAAGAGGTAATAAGAATAATAGAGATAGCGCTTCTCTGCACTCAATCCGTTGTTGCTTCAAGGCCAACTATGTCAGAGGTAGTTGTGTTGTTGTTATCAAGAAATTCTCCAGAGATACTACCCACAAGGCCCACTTTTATTGATTCAATAAGTAGAGTGCGAGGAGAAACATCCACGTCCAGTTCATCCACTGCATCCAAGGCCACCGCCTCTATTTCACACTTATCAGCCAGGTAAAAGGCGCTGTATTGTATATGAACGCATCTTTCCCTGTATGATAGTGAAAGATTTGTATATACAATTATGTATCTGTATTTTAAATATAAATGAGTGGATGCTTATTTGTCAGGATATAAGAAAGCGGTGTGAAGTATTTGAAATTCCCCTCTTACTCATGCAACGACTCAAATAGTCTGAGCATGTTACAAGGATGTGCTTCTTGCATGACATTGCTTATCCGAGTCCATTCTTTGTGTCCCCTGTTGTATATGATTTTTTCTGCATTTTACCAATCGAGTATTTACCTTGTGTTAAAGCATTCTAACTATGTTTTGTGAATTTGAATTCCAAGTTGAGTTGCAGTTCTTTTCTCCTTTTTGCGGGCGAGTTGTGTGTTGCAGTTTCTATTGTGATTAGTGAAACAACTCTATAATCCCTAGTAGTGCTAGCACTAGGCATAAACAAACATAGTCCATACTAGATAGATAGAGAAATCAAGAACAGGCTTACCGTGAAAGAGAGAATACGAGTACTCGAATTCCATGTAGAAGTGGTTGTGTTGGTGCAGGGAGGCAATGTAGTTGCACTACACTACATTGAAAAGGATTCAAGAATGTGCTAGCTTTGATTTATAGGGAAGCTATGGTGATTCGGCACACTGCGCCCGTACGAAGAATCCTATTCCACGTGTAATAACAGAGCAGGATGGCCAGCGTACAGCGGTCTCTGTCTGCCAGTTCTCATTTTGTGTTTGCATTTTGTTTTGGCTATTTTTTCAGACGGTTTTAGTTGGTTTACTATGGTTATTTTGGTTTTCGTTTTATTCACATTTTCTCTTTCTAATGGTTTATTTTGTTCTTTTTATTTCCTATAAATTTTCTTCCGTGGTTTTCCTGATTTTTCATTTGTTCTCCCCTTTTTTATTTTATAATTCACAAAAATAATCAAGAACATTGCTTAAGTATTTCCAACTTTTTCTCTTAAATATTTATTTTTTTGAAATGTTTTAACACTGGCGACTTGTTTTTAGAATTCATAAATAAGTAAACTTTGTGAGTATTCAAAGaaaatcatgaatatttttaaaattttctTAATCTTTTTCGTTTGTAAAATATTTTTTGTAAAAAATTATAACCGGTTCCTAGTCGCATCTAGTTTAAATTTTTATTCAAATAACCGACTCAAATCAGGGCAAGGGGCTAGACCCAAGCAGGTGTTGCCGTGGTAACTATTGCACCACTGGTTCAAAGAAAGTTCGGCCTAAATTAAAAAAAGAACTCATCCCAACCAAACCAATAGTGGGCTGGACTACTCAGCGAGAGAGCGTGTGTGTTACCTTGACTATTCCGCGCGTAGTGCGTGGAATAGAAGGACTTTGGCCCATACATAGGCCCCACCTTATATAGGTGACGGGGGTTAAGGTTTTACATAGGGTAGATTTAATCTTGCACCACTATGATGACTTGCACGCCAAGATAATCTCTTTTTTTAGGTGGAGCCAAGATAATCTCTTGATGCTTATCCAAACTCAGGGGCTCCCTTTTGTGGTTGGACCATGTAAAGCTTCATAGGCCCAGGAGCGGACCTGCTGTTGGGCTCCTCACTGAGAGGCCACTTCCGGTGTATTACATCGTAAAAAGAGCCTCAATAAGTAGGAATACAATGCAAGTTCGTAACACTTACTAATAATTTTTATACCACGTGGGAATTGTTgcggaacgtagtaattttaaaaaatttcctacgcacacgcaagatcatggtgatgcatagcaacgagaggggagagtgttgtccacgtaccctcgtagaccgaaagcggaagcgttatgacaacgcggttgatgtagtcgtacgtcttcacgatccgaccgatccaagtaccgaatgtacggcacctccgagttctgcacacgttcaacccaatgacgtccctcgaactccgatccagcagagtgtcgcgggagagtttcgtcagcacaacggcgtggtgacgatgatgatgttctaccgacgtagggcttcgcctaagcaccgctacagtattatcgaggtggactatggtggaggggggcaccgcacacggctaagagacgatcaacttgatcaacttgtgtctctagggtgcccccctgcccccgtatataaaggagcaagggaggagagGCGGCCGACCAAGGAGggtgcgccaaggggggagtcctactcccatcgggagtaggacttctcctttccttgttggagtaggagaagggaagggagaaggagaagaaaggaagggggcgcccctccctccctagtccaattcggactagcccatggggaggggtgcggccaccctttgggGCCTTTTTCTCcttttcccgtatggcccattaaggcccaatacgaatttccgtaactctccggtactctaaaaaatacccgaatcactcggaacctttccgatgtccgaatatagtcgtccaatatatcaatctttacgtcttgaccatttcgagact from Triticum urartu cultivar G1812 chromosome 3, Tu2.1, whole genome shotgun sequence encodes:
- the LOC125542330 gene encoding cysteine-rich receptor-like protein kinase 2 isoform X2, which codes for MHRMAHFPLLPALALAVTCALVPFTVADPQATQLNLGCSQYNATPTAAFLAALNSTFAELRANLSAGSGFATAAEPRAAAPAFALAQCRPYVTGRDCVACFDAAAARIHAACGAANGGRAILDGCIIRYESVAFFDQSTLPGNTQRCNGSAVPGTAFDGAVQALINDLAAAVPRFPRLAAAAAGTGVYAMAQCVETVGQDGCAQCLQVAASNIDRCPPNSDGRAVDAGCFMRYSDKPFFPANATADLTPYLRSGKSRGKGAIVGAILGGLAFLFLLGLLALFWTWRSMKLKKPRRGDILGATELQGPTNFNYHDLKAATNNFSEKSKIGEGGFGDVFKGLLKNGKIVAVKRLSVMQTSRAKEDFESEVKLISNVQHRNLVRLLGCSRKGSECLLVYEYMANSSLDKFLYGERRGTLNWKQRFNIIVGMARGLAYLHQEFHVCIIHRDIKSSNVLLDDDFQPKIADFGLARLLPDDHSHLSTRFAGTLGYTAPEYAIHGQLSEKVDTYSFGIVILEIISGRKINDTRIEAETQYLLESAWKLYENEDVIKLVDGSLDHEEYMPEEVIRIIEIALLCTQSVVASRPTMSEVVVLLLSRNSPEILPTRPTFIDSISRVRGETSTSSSSTASKATASISHLSAR
- the LOC125542330 gene encoding cysteine-rich receptor-like protein kinase 2 isoform X1; the encoded protein is MHRMAHFPLLPALALAVTCALVPFTVADPQATQLNLGCSQYNATPTAAFLAALNSTFAELRANLSAGSGFATAAEPRAAAPAFALAQCRPYVTGRDCVACFDAAAARIHAACGAANGGRAILDGCIIRYESVAFFDQSTLPGNTQRCNGSAVPGTAFDGAVQALINDLAAAVPRFPRLAAAAAGTGVYAMAQCVETVGQDGCAQCLQVAASNIDRCPPNSDGRAVDAGCFMRYSDKPFFPANATADLTPYLRSGKSRGKGAIVGAILGGLAFLFLLGLLALFWTWRSMKLKKPRRGDILGATELQGPTNFNYHDLKAATNNFSEKSKIGEGGFGDVFKGLLKNGKIVAVKRLSVMQTSRAKEDFESEVKLISNVQHRNLVRLLGCSRKGSECLLVYEYMANSSLDKFLYGERRGTLNWKQRFNIIVGMARGLAYLHQEFHVCIIHRDIKSSNVLLDDDFQPKIADFGLARLLPDDHSHLSTRFAGTLGYTAPEYAIHGQLSEKVDTYSFGIVILEIISGRKINDTRIEAETQYLLESVSIFLLKILSWFHILSHMAPMLYITTSQAWKLYENEDVIKLVDGSLDHEEYMPEEVIRIIEIALLCTQSVVASRPTMSEVVVLLLSRNSPEILPTRPTFIDSISRVRGETSTSSSSTASKATASISHLSAR